Proteins from a genomic interval of Watersipora subatra chromosome 10, tzWatSuba1.1, whole genome shotgun sequence:
- the LOC137406292 gene encoding mitochondrial amidoxime reducing component 2-like, with protein sequence MTTQMTVFLSSLGVLAATAIAYALMRYRQKRARNVGSVSEIRLYPIKSCPPLFLTSAECTETGLKYKNVHDRQFVLVGEKGFIAIRANLKLLELQVEYDEVKDCLVLQAPGMKSCLHIPLQAPEFDSSKVKSFVWYDKRETFYYDYGAEYSEWFTEYLGEQCSLGYAHANISREINPEMTYNHDPVHNDTRLLYPNSHPYLVANQASLEDLNSRLKEQVTMSSFRPNIIVGQEGASTSLRPYEEDDWRVIRIGGRVTMCNARPCPRCPMIYVDYDKRELRANKEPMTTLLKYRRGQEKKDQCKTVFGINAAVKVCGHFSLGDNVSVTAAR encoded by the exons ATGACAACACAGATGACTGTTTTCCTGAGCTCTCTAGGAGTACTTGCTGCAACTGCTATCGCTTATGCTCTGATGAGGTACAGGCAAAAAAGGGCAAGAAATGTTGGTAGCGTCTCTGAAATACGGCTTTATCCTATCAAATCATGTCCTCCTCTTTTCTTGACGTCAGCAGAGTGTACGGAGACCGGTCTGAAATATAAGAATGTACATGATAG GCAGTTTGTACTTGTTGGTGAAAAAGGCTTCATAGCAATCAGAGCTAATCTAAAGCTGTTAGAACTCCAGGTGGAATATGACGAGGTAAAGGACTGTCTGGTTCTCCAGGCTCCCGGCATGAAGAGTTGTCTCCACATTCCTCTTCAAGCGCCCGAGTTTGACTCGAGCAAAGTTAAATCATTCGT GTGGTATGACAAACGGGAGACATTTTATTATGACTACGGTGCTGAATATTCGGAGTGGTTCACAGAATATCTAGGTGAGCAGTGCAGTCTCGGATATGCTCATGCAAATATCTCGAGGGAGATAAATCCAGAGATGACCTACAACCATGATCCAGTGCACAATGATACACGA TTGCTATACCCAAACTCTCATCCATATCTGGTGGCAAACCAAGCGTCACTGGAGGACCTCAACTCACGGCTGAAAGAGCAAGTTACCATGAGTTCCTTTCGACCAAACATAATTGTCGGTCAGGAAGGAGCCAGCACATCACTTCGACCCTATGAAGAG GATGATTGGCGTGTTATACGTATTGGTGGCAGAGTGACCATGTGCAATGCTCGACCATGCCCACGTTGCCCGATGATATATGTGGACTATGACAAGCGTGAATTGAGGGCTAACAAGGAGCCAATGACAACACTGCTGAA ATACCGTAGAGGTCAAGAGAAAAAGGATCAATGCAAAACTGTGTTTGGAATCAACGCAGCAGTAAAAGTCTGTGGACATTTCTCACTTGGTGATAATGTATCCGTCACTGCTGCTCGCTGA